A genomic window from Enoplosus armatus isolate fEnoArm2 chromosome 20, fEnoArm2.hap1, whole genome shotgun sequence includes:
- the LOC139303573 gene encoding sesquipedalian-1-like, giving the protein MKFDEKIVTYFESCNSPVDKEGYLYKKGEIKTSYQKRWCVLKGNLLFYKDRPADRDLTGVIVLEGCTVQLCESEEQFAFSLVWSEPGLRTYKFAAEDQASQESWIKALLSANHNYLALLVMDLEKKYRDALGEFSGEPANTFIMPNFNTAEAGYPAACLSTQTSPLSPYPAPGVGAGPGLSSNLMLQAPTISSKSASKRSPKLWPKRSANVVPINTPALPLLEWSGVCLGTKEEFSKLHEEFGKEVKELIADWSKRGRGDEVAPEENLIDFG; this is encoded by the exons ATGAAGTTTGATGAAAAAATTGTCACCTATTTTGAATCTTGCAACTCCCCAGTGGACAAAGAAGGCTACCTGTACAAGAAG GGTGAGATAAAGACTTCCTATCAGAAGCGCTGGTGCGTGCTGAAGGGGAACCTCCTCTTCTACAAGGACCGGCCGGCTGACAGGGACCTGACGGGAGTGATTGTTCTAGAGGGCTGCACCGTCCAGCTGTGCGAGTCCGAGGAACAGTTTGCCTTCTCGCTGGTGTGGAGCGAGCCGGGACTGCGAACATACAAATTTGCCGCCGAGGACCAGGCCAGCCAGGAGAGCTGGATCAAAGCCCTGCTGTCGGCCAACCACAACTACCTGGCCCTGCTCGTGATGGACCTGGAGAAGAAGTACagag ATGCATTAGGTGAGTTCTCCGGTGAACCAGCCAACACGTTCATCATGCCAAATTTCAACACCGCAGAGGCGGGGTATCCTGCAGCCTGTTTGAGCACACAAACGTCACCGCTCTCTCCGTATCCAGCACCAGGTGTCGGAGCAGGACCCGGTCTGAGCTCCAATCTGATGCTTCAGGCTCCGACCATTTCATCCAAATCAGCCAGTAAAAGGTCACCCAAACTCTGGCCCAAGAGGAGTGCAAATGTGGTGCCCATCAACACTCCTGCTCTGCCTTTATTGGAGTGGTCCGGGGTCTGTTTAGGCACCAAGGAGGAATTCAGTAAATTGCATGAAGAGTTTGGAAAAGAGGTGAAAGAACTGATTGCTGATTGGTCAAAGAGGGGTCGAGGTGATGAAGTTGCTCCGGAAGAAAACTTAATAGATTTTGGATAA
- the pgap3 gene encoding post-GPI attachment to proteins factor 3, which produces MPLSSRRAFVSSDGPRPTTMASALPRCTSVRLPAVATVFLVLMSVTTVRSSQGDKEPVYRDCVKQCVRTNCTGARLRGFQSAQPQYMALTGWTCRDDCRYQCMWTTVGLYQAEGYRIPQFHGKWPFARFLCFEEPASALASLLNGLACLLMLLRYRSTVPRQSPMYHTINAFSLVSLNAWLWSTVFHTRDTYLTEKMDYFCATAVILYSIYLCCVRTLGLRRPGVSSMVGVLLILAFTSHVSYLTFVSFDYGYNMAANATIGMVNLLWWLCWCWQNRRTLPYWWKCGLVVLLLHGLALLELLDFPPMLWILDAHAVWHLSTIPVHFLFYSFLIDDSLYLLNTEKMGVKVE; this is translated from the exons ATGCCGCTGTCGTCCCGCCGTGCCTTTGTGAGTTCTGACGGGCCGAGACCCACCACCATGGCCTCAGCATTACCCCGCTGCACATCTGTCAGACTCCCCGCTGTGGCCACCGTCTTCTTGGTCCTGATGTCTGTGACCACTGTACGGTCCTCTCAAGGCGACAAGGAGCCGGTTTACCGAGACTGTGTGAAGCAGTGTGTCCGGACCAACTGCACCGGAGCTCGGCTACGGGGCTTTCAGTCTGCCCAGCCGCAGTACATGGCGCTGACAg GTTGGACATGTCGTGATGACTGTCGCTATCAATGCATGTGGACCACCGTGGGGCTTTACCAGGCCGAGGGGTACAGGATCCCACAGTTCCATGGCAAG TGGCCGTTTGCACGCTTCCTGTGTTTTGAGGAGCCAGCTTCTGCCCTGGCCTCTCTGCTTAATGGCCTGGCTTGCCTTCTCATGCTGCTGCGCTATCGGAGCACAGTGCCACGCCAGAGCCCCATGTACCACACCATCAACGCCTTCTCTCTG gtatcTCTTAATGCCTGGTTGTGGTCTACAGTGTTTCACACCCGGGACACTTATCTCACTGAG aAAATGGACTATTTCTGTGCCACAGCAGTCATTCTTTACTCAATCTACCTATGCTGTGTCAG AACATTGGGTCTGAGGCGACCTGGGGTGTCCAGCATGGTGGGAGTCCTGCTCATCTTGGCCTTTACCTCGCATGTATCCTACTTGACCTTTGTCAGTTTCGACTACGGCTACAACATGGCTGCTAACGCCACCATCG GCATGGTGAACCTCCTGTGGTGGCTGTGTTGGTGCTGGCAGAACCGGCGGACCCTGCCATACTGGTGGAAGTGCGGcctggtggtgctgctgcttcatgGTCTGgccctgctggagctgctggactTCCCCCCAATGCTCTGGATCCTGGATGCTCATGCTGTGTGGCACCTCAGCACCATACCCGTGCACTTCCTTTTCTACAG TTTCCTGATAGACGACAGCCTCTACCTACTAAACACAGAGAAGATGGGAGTCAAAGTCGAGTAG
- the mylpfb gene encoding myosin regulatory light chain 2, skeletal muscle, with amino-acid sequence MAPKKAKRRQQQGEGGSSNVFSMFEQSQIQEYKEAFTIIDQNRDGIISKDDLRDVLATMGQLNVKNEELEAMVKEASGPINFTVFLTMFGEKLKGADPEDVIVSAFKVLDPEGTGAIKKEFLEELLTTQCDRFTAEEMTNLWAAFPPDVAGNVDYKNICYVITHGEEKEE; translated from the exons ATG GCACCCAAGAAGGCcaagaggaggcagcagcagggtgagGGTGGATCCTCCAATGTGTTCTCCATGTTTGAGCAGAGCCAGATCCAGGAGTACAAGGAG GCTTTCACAATCATTGACCAGAACAGAGATGGCATCATCAGCAAGGACGACCTCAGGGACGTGCTGGCCACCATGGGCCAACTGAATGTGAAGaatgaggagctggaggccatGGTGAAGGAGGCCAGTGGCCCCATCAACTTCACTGTCTTCCTGACCATGTTCGGCGAGAAGCTGAAGG GTGCTGATCCCGAGGACGTTATCGTGAGCGCTTTCAAGGTCCTGGACCCCGAGGGCACTGGCGCCATCAAGAAGGAATT CCTTGAGGAGCTCCTGACCACCCAGTGCGACAGGTTCACCGCTGAGGAG ATGACCAACCTGTGGGCTGCTTTCCCCCCTGATGTGGCTGGCAATGTGGACTACAAGAACATCTGCTACGTCATCACACacggagaggagaaggaggagtaa